A part of Agromyces protaetiae genomic DNA contains:
- a CDS encoding family 1 encapsulin nanocompartment shell protein produces the protein MTDHLLRRLAPITSDAWDLLDDEAKDRLPVALGARKLVDFVGPKGWEHSATNLGRVGPVVSAPADRVIARARRVLPLAEVRADFTLVREELVDASRGAADVDLGPLDDAAHAIAAVENAAVFAGWEELGIVGIVPSSPHAPIRHDAGTSSYDDLVASAIATLKHSGIGGPYALALGPDDWTAVVEANEAGGYPLIRHLRDLLGGPIEWVPGLEGGVVLSQRGGDYVLEVGEDLSIGYASHTAETVDLYFEESFSFRVATPEAAVAIFLV, from the coding sequence ATGACCGACCACCTGCTGCGCCGCCTCGCGCCCATCACGAGCGACGCCTGGGACCTCCTCGACGACGAGGCGAAGGACCGCCTGCCCGTCGCCCTGGGCGCCCGCAAGCTCGTCGACTTCGTCGGGCCGAAGGGGTGGGAGCATTCGGCGACGAACCTCGGCCGCGTGGGCCCCGTCGTCTCGGCGCCCGCCGACCGGGTCATCGCCCGCGCCCGCAGGGTGCTGCCGCTCGCGGAGGTGCGGGCCGACTTCACGCTCGTGCGCGAAGAGCTCGTCGACGCGAGCCGCGGCGCCGCCGACGTCGACCTCGGCCCCCTCGACGACGCCGCGCACGCGATCGCCGCCGTCGAGAACGCCGCCGTGTTCGCCGGGTGGGAGGAGCTCGGCATCGTCGGCATCGTGCCGTCGTCGCCGCACGCCCCCATCCGCCACGACGCGGGCACGTCGAGCTACGACGACCTCGTGGCGTCCGCGATCGCGACCCTCAAGCACTCGGGCATCGGCGGGCCGTACGCGCTCGCGCTCGGCCCCGACGACTGGACCGCCGTCGTCGAGGCGAACGAGGCGGGCGGCTACCCGCTCATCCGACACTTGCGCGACCTGCTCGGCGGGCCGATCGAGTGGGTGCCCGGGCTCGAGGGCGGCGTCGTCCTGAGCCAGCGCGGCGGCGACTACGTGCTCGAGGTCGGCGAGGACCTCTCGATCGGGTATGCGAGCCACACCGCGGAGACCGTCGACCTGTACTTCGAGGAGAGCTTCAGCTTCCGCGTGGCGACGCCCGAAGCGGCGGTCGCGATCTTCCTCGTGTGA
- a CDS encoding endonuclease/exonuclease/phosphatase family protein: protein MLVISYNLRKHRAISELAALDERHEPDVLCLQECDTTDLAEHVGRLQLAHSTTGNRLGLAMYYRADRYEPRDIKAFALKKSLHDRVLRPAHERLLGARLIDLQHDRREFIVASFHAAPLTALNSLRRHQIRSALGELQFLGPGLPTLMVGDYNYPVFKTNLAEKVQAAGYELTLSDSRTYTRYKFFRGHFDLATSAGLDMRSVRTLPRGSSDHLPILVDAHYHQDHLLPVPEGIDAVI from the coding sequence ATGCTGGTGATCAGCTACAACCTCCGCAAACACCGCGCGATCAGTGAGCTCGCGGCGCTCGACGAGCGCCACGAGCCCGACGTGCTGTGCCTGCAGGAGTGCGACACGACCGACCTCGCCGAGCACGTCGGCCGGCTGCAGCTCGCGCACTCGACGACCGGCAATCGCCTCGGCCTCGCGATGTACTACCGCGCCGACCGGTACGAGCCTCGTGACATCAAGGCGTTCGCGCTCAAGAAGTCGCTCCACGATCGCGTGCTGCGCCCCGCGCACGAGCGCCTCCTCGGCGCGCGCCTCATCGACCTCCAGCACGACCGGCGCGAGTTCATCGTCGCGTCCTTCCACGCGGCCCCGCTCACGGCGCTCAACTCGCTCCGCCGCCACCAGATCAGGTCGGCGCTCGGCGAGCTGCAGTTCCTCGGACCGGGCCTTCCGACCCTCATGGTCGGCGACTACAACTACCCCGTGTTCAAGACGAACCTCGCCGAGAAGGTCCAGGCCGCGGGCTATGAGCTGACCCTCAGCGACAGCCGCACCTACACGCGGTACAAGTTCTTCCGCGGGCACTTCGACCTCGCCACGAGCGCCGGCCTCGACATGCGGAGCGTGCGCACGCTCCCGCGCGGGTCGAGCGACCACCTGCCGATCCTCGTCGACGCGCACTACCACCAAGACCATCTGCTGCCGGTGCCCGAGGGCATCGACGCGGTCATCTGA
- a CDS encoding YybH family protein yields the protein MSDRAEFLDWLNGEYTEGERALFNGDDGPRRNTWARSEPVSVLGAWRNAVGREDLIEAFVDLAQSFSDCTEYGLDLISLDVVGDLAYTVGYERVSTSVDGKPRTFTLRSTQVYRRDADGWRVVHRHADSVPSPAE from the coding sequence ATGAGCGACCGTGCGGAGTTCTTGGACTGGTTGAACGGCGAATACACCGAAGGCGAGCGGGCCCTCTTCAACGGCGACGACGGGCCGCGCCGCAACACGTGGGCGCGATCGGAGCCCGTGAGCGTCCTCGGAGCGTGGCGGAACGCCGTCGGCCGCGAGGACCTCATCGAGGCGTTCGTCGATCTCGCGCAGAGTTTCTCGGACTGTACCGAGTACGGCCTCGACCTCATCTCGCTCGACGTCGTCGGCGACCTCGCCTACACGGTCGGGTACGAGCGCGTGTCGACGTCGGTCGACGGCAAGCCGCGCACGTTCACGCTGCGGTCGACGCAGGTGTACCGGCGCGACGCCGACGGCTGGCGCGTCGTGCACCGGCACGCCGACAGCGTGCCGTCGCCCGCCGAGTAG
- a CDS encoding class I SAM-dependent methyltransferase produces the protein MTATTTITRTDADRELKARHRSMWASGDYPTLASDLIWSLGSRLVEATGVQAGDRVLDVAAGSGNAAIPAALRGADVVASDLAPELFAAGRARAGEAGARLEWREADAEDLPFEDAAFDAAVSCVGMMFAPHHERSAAELVRVVRPGGRFGVLSWTPEGFIGRMFRTMKPYAPPLPEGAQPAPLWGDESHVRGLLGDAVDDVVAVRETIAIDRFGSGAEFRDYFKTHYGPTIAVYTRIADDPAAVAELDDALADLGDEALGDDGRAMHWQYLLVTATKR, from the coding sequence ATGACCGCAACCACGACGATCACGCGCACCGATGCGGATCGCGAACTGAAGGCCCGCCACCGCAGCATGTGGGCGTCGGGCGACTACCCGACGCTCGCGAGCGACCTCATCTGGTCGCTCGGGTCGCGTCTCGTCGAGGCGACGGGAGTGCAGGCGGGCGACCGCGTGCTCGACGTCGCCGCGGGCAGCGGCAATGCCGCGATCCCAGCGGCGCTCCGCGGCGCGGACGTCGTCGCGAGCGACCTCGCGCCCGAACTGTTCGCAGCGGGGCGTGCGCGCGCAGGCGAGGCGGGAGCCCGACTCGAGTGGCGCGAGGCCGACGCCGAGGACCTGCCGTTCGAGGACGCCGCGTTCGACGCCGCGGTCTCGTGCGTCGGCATGATGTTCGCGCCGCACCACGAGCGGTCGGCGGCGGAGCTCGTGCGCGTCGTGCGCCCGGGCGGTCGGTTCGGCGTCTTGAGCTGGACGCCCGAGGGGTTCATCGGGCGGATGTTCCGCACGATGAAGCCGTACGCGCCGCCGCTTCCCGAGGGCGCGCAGCCCGCGCCCCTGTGGGGCGACGAGTCGCACGTGCGGGGCCTTCTCGGCGACGCGGTCGACGATGTCGTCGCCGTCCGAGAGACGATTGCGATCGACCGGTTCGGGTCGGGGGCGGAGTTCCGCGACTACTTCAAGACGCACTACGGGCCGACGATCGCCGTCTACACACGGATCGCCGACGACCCGGCGGCCGTCGCAGAACTCGACGACGCCCTCGCCGATCTCGGCGACGAGGCGCTCGGCGACGACGGCCGCGCCATGCACTGGCAATACCTGCTCGTGACCGCGACGAAGCGGTGA
- a CDS encoding LuxR C-terminal-related transcriptional regulator gives MSDTSLTPRERAVLAAVERRLTNPEIARELFISVRTVESHIAALRRKLDAETRADLIAAGAERHESSVRVPENAFVGRAADLRALGDAVDARHWVTVTGPGGVGKTRLALEFARAGERIPVAVELEHAEPGDVVARISRALDLESAPGTDAAAAVAMSLAAHPYLLVLDNIDRVGAAVGALVARAATAAPDLRVLTTSRTPVGDPAEHVLALSPLGTVGDDAPAVAMFFDRLSAGGFSPARTATDRAHAAHICDRLDGLPLAIELAASVARHLTLAELADRLDRDFATLDRATPRAGTARSRPRSSGAGTS, from the coding sequence GTGTCGGACACCTCGCTGACACCACGCGAACGCGCGGTCCTCGCCGCCGTCGAGCGGCGCCTGACCAACCCCGAGATCGCCCGGGAGTTGTTCATCTCGGTGCGCACGGTCGAGAGCCATATCGCCGCGCTCCGCCGGAAGCTCGACGCCGAGACCCGCGCCGACCTCATCGCCGCGGGCGCCGAACGCCACGAGTCGTCGGTGCGCGTGCCCGAGAACGCGTTCGTCGGTCGCGCCGCCGACCTGCGCGCGCTCGGCGACGCCGTCGACGCCCGGCATTGGGTGACGGTGACCGGACCGGGAGGCGTCGGCAAGACGCGGCTCGCACTCGAGTTCGCCCGCGCGGGCGAGCGCATCCCCGTCGCCGTCGAGCTCGAGCACGCCGAGCCGGGTGACGTCGTCGCGCGCATCTCGCGCGCCCTCGACCTCGAGTCCGCACCAGGCACAGACGCGGCCGCGGCCGTCGCGATGTCGCTCGCCGCACACCCCTACCTGCTCGTGCTCGACAACATCGACCGGGTCGGCGCCGCCGTCGGCGCCCTCGTCGCGCGCGCCGCGACCGCCGCCCCGGACCTCCGCGTCCTGACGACGTCGCGCACGCCCGTCGGCGACCCCGCCGAGCACGTCCTCGCCCTCTCACCCCTCGGGACGGTCGGCGACGACGCGCCCGCCGTCGCGATGTTCTTCGACCGGCTGTCCGCGGGCGGCTTCTCACCTGCACGCACGGCGACCGACCGCGCCCATGCCGCCCACATCTGCGACCGGCTCGACGGGCTGCCGCTCGCGATCGAGCTCGCGGCATCCGTCGCCCGACACCTCACGCTCGCCGAACTCGCCGACCGGCTCGACCGCGACTTCGCGACCCTCGACCGGGCGACCCCGAGGGCCGGCACCGCACGGTCGAGACCGCGTTCGAGTGGAGCTGGGACCTCTTGA
- a CDS encoding IclR family transcriptional regulator, which translates to MPSERGNNQSVEKAVAVLNVFAGGQPQRVSDVAKATQLGQSTASRLLSTLESVALVERDPVTGLYRLGPDVIALGSVALNQNSLYRGARQTLQNFSADFGLGANVAVRRDDSVMYLVNFDGVNAPRDHTIAGRRDPLHATSMGKCLLLGVAVAERAELLGELIAYTARTITDLDRLNAEVAEVGRRGYAVDVDEFALGRASVATPVRDPSGTVVGAISLSGPASAVRLDERETVLAAALIEAADRIGSSLGYVAAIA; encoded by the coding sequence ATGCCGTCCGAGCGTGGAAACAACCAGAGTGTCGAGAAGGCCGTCGCCGTCCTCAACGTGTTCGCCGGCGGCCAGCCGCAGCGCGTGTCCGACGTCGCGAAGGCGACCCAGCTCGGCCAGTCGACCGCCTCGCGCCTGCTGAGCACGCTCGAGTCGGTCGCACTCGTCGAGCGCGACCCCGTGACGGGGCTCTACCGCCTCGGCCCCGACGTCATCGCGCTCGGCAGCGTCGCGCTCAACCAGAACTCGCTCTACCGCGGCGCTCGCCAGACGCTGCAGAACTTCTCGGCCGACTTCGGTCTCGGGGCCAACGTCGCCGTCCGCCGCGACGACAGCGTGATGTACCTCGTCAACTTCGACGGCGTCAACGCCCCGCGAGACCACACGATCGCCGGTCGCCGCGACCCGCTGCACGCCACGAGCATGGGCAAGTGCCTCCTGCTCGGGGTCGCCGTCGCCGAGCGCGCCGAACTCCTCGGCGAGCTCATCGCCTACACGGCCCGCACGATCACCGACCTCGACCGGCTGAACGCCGAGGTCGCCGAGGTCGGGCGGCGCGGCTACGCCGTCGACGTCGACGAGTTCGCCCTCGGGCGCGCGAGCGTCGCGACGCCCGTCCGCGACCCCTCGGGCACGGTCGTCGGCGCGATCTCGCTTTCAGGCCCCGCGAGCGCCGTGCGCCTCGACGAGCGCGAGACGGTGCTCGCCGCCGCGCTCATCGAAGCGGCCGACCGCATCGGCTCGAGCCTCGGGTACGTCGCCGCGATCGCCTGA
- a CDS encoding twin-arginine translocase TatA/TatE family subunit, whose translation MFANLNGWHALIVVAVILLLFGAPKIPALARSLGQSVRILRTEVRDESPVPDASVEGASERTSA comes from the coding sequence GTGTTCGCGAACCTGAACGGATGGCACGCGCTCATCGTCGTCGCGGTCATCCTGCTGCTCTTCGGGGCGCCCAAGATCCCCGCGCTCGCGCGGAGCCTCGGCCAGTCGGTGCGCATCCTCCGCACCGAGGTGCGCGACGAGTCGCCGGTGCCCGACGCATCCGTCGAGGGCGCGTCGGAGCGAACCTCCGCGTAG
- a CDS encoding carbohydrate ABC transporter permease, giving the protein MQLTTAPPKSGRLSELGFITLLLLPGLALLVCVVLYPLLRSLASAFFTESLVFPGVEWAGFQNIADVLADGFGELLLQTLIFTVGATLFPFLIGFALALVLNERFRGSRLLRGVFLIPWLLPGVVVSFLWMWIFDANYGVLNGLLLQSGVLDSPVPWLFQTDTARGALIIAKTWNSFPWIMVMLLAGLQTVPKELHEAAMVDGAGAVRRFLTVTWPHVRGVAGLVLLLEFIWNFQHFDTIFVLTGGGPAGTTATFATEVYDTAFKGFDLGHAGALGLLWMALLMILVVVYVRFSERGEKQNA; this is encoded by the coding sequence ATGCAACTCACCACAGCCCCGCCGAAGAGCGGCCGCCTCTCAGAGCTCGGCTTCATCACCCTGCTCCTCCTCCCCGGCCTCGCGCTGCTCGTCTGCGTCGTGCTCTACCCGCTCCTGCGCTCCCTCGCCTCGGCGTTCTTCACCGAAAGCCTGGTCTTCCCGGGCGTCGAGTGGGCGGGATTCCAGAACATCGCCGACGTCCTCGCCGACGGCTTCGGCGAACTCCTCCTGCAGACGCTCATCTTCACGGTCGGGGCGACCCTGTTCCCCTTCCTCATCGGGTTCGCGCTCGCACTCGTGCTCAACGAGCGCTTCCGGGGCTCACGCCTGCTCCGCGGCGTCTTCCTCATCCCGTGGCTCCTGCCCGGTGTCGTCGTCTCGTTCCTCTGGATGTGGATCTTCGACGCGAACTACGGCGTCCTGAACGGACTCCTCCTGCAGTCGGGCGTCCTCGACTCCCCCGTCCCGTGGCTCTTCCAGACCGACACCGCGCGCGGCGCCCTCATCATCGCGAAGACCTGGAACTCGTTCCCCTGGATCATGGTCATGCTCCTCGCGGGCCTCCAGACCGTGCCCAAGGAACTCCACGAGGCGGCGATGGTCGACGGCGCGGGCGCCGTCCGGCGCTTCCTCACCGTGACGTGGCCGCACGTCCGCGGCGTCGCGGGCCTCGTGCTCCTCCTCGAGTTCATCTGGAACTTCCAGCACTTCGACACGATCTTCGTGCTCACGGGCGGCGGCCCCGCCGGCACGACCGCGACGTTCGCCACCGAGGTGTACGACACCGCCTTCAAGGGCTTCGACCTCGGGCACGCCGGCGCGCTCGGCCTGCTCTGGATGGCGCTGCTCATGATCCTCGTCGTCGTCTACGTGCGCTTCTCGGAGCGCGGAGAGAAGCAGAACGCATGA
- a CDS encoding carbohydrate ABC transporter permease translates to MTGILTAKSASIDPTTVDPTPTRAAVAADPRRSDRRRGRPRWAIWLTLLVVGAFAFLPVYWLVVTSLTPNADVFAFPPRLFPTTITFEHYADVLANPAILGFLGNSIWVSAITAVLSVVVSMYMGYAFSKFRFRGRASLMYFVLSSQMFPQALLLVTLYVVFAQFGLLNTYQALVISFTTFTLPLCVWMLKGFFDALPDELIEAAKIDGAGHWRTLHSVILPLAAPGLVAAGLFAFVRGWNDFIFALTLAGPEKQTLPPGLVNTYIGEASTAWPELMAASLITSIPVCIAFIALQRFLVGGITAGAVKG, encoded by the coding sequence ATGACCGGCATCCTCACCGCCAAGTCCGCGTCGATCGATCCCACGACGGTCGACCCCACGCCGACGCGCGCCGCCGTCGCGGCCGACCCCCGTCGCTCCGACCGTCGACGCGGGCGACCGCGCTGGGCGATCTGGCTCACGCTCCTCGTCGTCGGGGCGTTCGCGTTCCTCCCCGTCTACTGGCTCGTCGTCACCTCGCTCACGCCGAACGCCGACGTGTTCGCGTTCCCGCCGCGGCTCTTCCCGACGACGATCACCTTCGAGCACTACGCCGACGTGCTCGCGAACCCGGCGATCCTCGGCTTCCTCGGGAACAGCATCTGGGTCTCGGCGATCACGGCCGTGCTGTCGGTCGTCGTCTCGATGTACATGGGGTACGCGTTCTCGAAGTTCCGCTTCCGCGGCCGCGCCTCGCTCATGTACTTCGTCCTCTCGAGCCAGATGTTCCCGCAGGCGCTCCTGCTCGTGACGCTCTACGTCGTCTTCGCGCAGTTCGGCCTGCTGAACACGTACCAGGCGCTCGTCATCTCGTTCACGACGTTCACGCTGCCGCTCTGCGTCTGGATGCTCAAGGGCTTCTTCGACGCCCTGCCCGACGAGCTCATCGAGGCCGCGAAGATCGACGGCGCCGGACACTGGCGCACGCTGCACTCGGTCATCCTGCCGCTCGCGGCTCCGGGCCTCGTCGCGGCGGGCCTCTTCGCCTTCGTGCGCGGATGGAACGACTTCATCTTCGCACTCACCCTCGCCGGCCCCGAGAAGCAGACCCTGCCGCCCGGGCTCGTGAACACCTACATCGGCGAGGCATCCACCGCGTGGCCCGAGCTCATGGCGGCGTCGCTCATCACCTCGATCCCCGTCTGCATCGCCTTCATCGCCCTCCAGCGCTTCCTCGTCGGCGGCATCACCGCCGGCGCGGTCAAGGGCTGA